The following is a genomic window from Penaeus vannamei isolate JL-2024 unplaced genomic scaffold, ASM4276789v1 unanchor3904, whole genome shotgun sequence.
tggtgtgtgtgtgtggtttgtgtgtgtgtgtggggtttttgtgtgtgtgtggggggtttttttgtgtgtgtgtgtgtgtggggggatgtggtttgtgtgtggggggtgtggtttgtgtgtgtgtgtgtgtgtgtgtgtgtatgtgtgtgtgtgtgtgtgtgtgtgtgtgtgtgtgtgtgtgtgtgtgggggttttgtgtgtgtgtttttgtgggtttgtgtgtgtgtgtgtgtgtgtgtgtgtgtgtgtgtgtgtgtgtgtgtgtgtgtgtgtgtgtgtgtgtgtgtgtgtgtggtttgtgtgtgggtgtgtgtgtggtttgtgtgtgggtgtgtgtgtggtttgtgtgtgggtgtgtgggggtttgtgtgtgtgtgtgtgtgggggtttgtgtgtgggtgtgtgggggtttgtgtgtgtgtgtgtgtgtgtgtgggtttgtgtgtgggtgtgggtgggtttgtgtgtgtgtgtgtgtgggtttgtgtgtgtgtgggtttgtgtgtgtgtgtgtgtgggtttgtgtgtgtgtgtgtgtgtgtgtgtgtgtgtgtgtgtgtgtgtgtgtgtgtgtggtttgtgttttttggtttgtgtgtgtggtttgtgtgtgtgtggtttgtgtgtgtgtgggtttgtgtgtgtgtggtttgtgtgtggtttgtgtggtgtgtgtgtgtggtttgtgtgtgtgtgtgtgtgtgtgtgtgtgtgtgtgtgtgtgtgtgtgtgtgtgtgtgtgtgtgtgttttgtgtgtgtgtgtgtgtggtttgtgtgtgtgtgtgtgtggtttgtgtgtgtgtgtgtgggggttttgtgtgtgtgtgtgtgtgtgtgtgtgtgtgtgtgtgtgtgtgtgtgtgtgtgtgtgtgtgtgtgtgtgtggtttgtgtggtttgtgtgtgtgtggtttgtgtgtgtgtgtgtgtgtgtgtgtgtgtgtgtgtgtgtgtgtgtgtgtgtgtgtgtgtgtgtgtgtgtgtgtgcgagtgtgtgtgcgcgaatgtgtgcacacgtgtgcatgtatgagcATGTGCATCACATATAGATAAATTACTTACTTTCCAAGAGGGGAACTTAGAGATATTGAATCATATCTAGGATATGTTGGTCCAAACAATTTTCTAGGAGGACTTATGGCATTTCTCTTTCTTGGAGACATGTAAGGCTTAATCCCTGTATGTTCAGCTGGTTGAAGATTCAAGTAGGCAAGAAAAGGCACCTGGAAATATTtctataattaattaattttctttaaatcaagtcaatttatgattatctttatggcAGTCTTCTGCAGCTGGTGTACCTGCGTGTCTTGGGTCTAACCTGTCCAGTTGGCTCTAAATCTTCATCTGCCGGTTCAGGCTCTGGCGAGGGTACTGCTGGAGATGCTGGGGTATCCCCACGGCACTGTCTTTCATGGGTCTATAAAGAACAATAAATTGAATCATTCATCACATACGAAGCATATAATTCATGTAATGTTTTTCCTTATACATTAACATTAATGTAATGCTACATACCTGAACTTCTCGAAGACTATAAAATTCATTTTCACATTTGTCACAGAGATATATATCTCTAATGGGTGGCTGAAACATGGCTGTAGTCCcattacttcctcttctttcattatgAGTACTTGGTGAAAGTAAAAGTTTCTTTTGAATACTTCGTCCCTCATGGCAGTACTTATCATAgtcctgaaaaaaataaataattacattatGTTGGCTTAAGtaagagaaatacatatacatgcaaaaattaaagacaaaaaaaatgtgcatgtgtgtgtgtgtgtgtgtgtgtgtgtgtgtgtgtgtgtgtgtgtgtgtgtgtgtgtgtgtgtgtgtgtgtgtgtgtgtgtgtgtgtggggggagagagagagagagagagagagagagaaaaaagagagagagagatagaaggagagagagagaaagagagcgagaaagagagagagagagagaaaaaaaatgagagagagaaaaatgagagagagagagagagagagagagagagagaaagagagaaaaaaagagagagagagagagaaaagagagagagagagagaagagagaaaaaaaagagagagagaaaaaaaagagagagagaaaaaaaaaaagagagagagagagagagagagagagagagagagagagagagagaaaagagagagagagagagagagagagagaagaggggggggagagagggaaaggggagagagagagagagagagagagagagggggggggggggggggagagagagagaggggggggggggggggagagagagagagagagagagagagagagag
Proteins encoded in this region:
- the LOC138861279 gene encoding uncharacterized protein, which codes for MIIVMVQLQCTMAVPELLVTFRNENRDYDKYCHEGRSIQKKLLLSPSTHNERRGSNGTTAMFQPPIRDIYLCDKCENEFYSLREVQTHERQCRGDTPASPAVPSPEPEPADEDLEPTGQVPFLAYLNLQPAEHTGIKPYMSPRKRNAISPPRKLFGPTYPRYDSISLSSPLGK